A window from Chrysemys picta bellii isolate R12L10 chromosome 2, ASM1138683v2, whole genome shotgun sequence encodes these proteins:
- the KLHL38 gene encoding kelch-like protein 38 isoform X1: protein MEEESAKDLLFKDQDFSSELLRQLNVLRQNGMLTDVTLCTSEFEIPCHRNVLAASSPYFKAMFCNNFKESCQAKVDLKGIDSNILYQIVLYVYTGEILITAENVLYLMEATSMLQYIKLFQACSLYLQDQLTPENCLSMIRLSEILNCQNLNKKAKEMALKYFPEVASSEDLKELCALELINYLGDDELCGEEEQVFETLMVWIRHDLQARQGYIQDLFKKVRLQYVHPTFLFHFIANDSLIQSSPACRSILESARRQMFSLYSTSTPDIKPMWHVPRRYSYQEFLIIIGGRKDNQTTTRDVLLYDEKTNQWLSLAKHPVRLYKASAVSLHSNIYVLGGMPVSCEKSPVSDNVHIFSLKLNQWRLVEPMLVPRYSHRSIAYKNYIFSIGGIGENQEILNSVERYDSIYNIWENMANMPVAVLHPAVAAKDQRIYLFGGEDIMQNPVRLIQVYHISRNMWFRMETRMVKNVCAPAVVIGDRIIIVGGYTRRIIAYDTKANKFVKCADMKDRRMHHGAAVIKNKLYVTGGRCLTADNTIQDSDSLECYDPETDTWTSKGKLPHKLFDHGCLALQCVPYSNLL from the exons ATGGAGGAAGAATCTGCAAAGGACCTTCTCTTCAAAGACCAGGACTTCTCCTCCGAACTATTGAGGCAGCTCAACGTTTTAAGGCAAAACGGGATGTTGACTGATGTTACTCTCTGCACTAGCGAGTTTGAAATCCCTTGCCACAGGAATGTGCTGGCTGCAAGCAGTCCTTACTTCAAGGCAATGTTCTGTAACAACTTTAAAGAGAGTTGCCAGGCAAAAGTTGACTTGAAAGGCATTGACTCCAATATTTTGTATCAGATTGTCCTTTATGTTTACACAGGAGAGATTCTTATAACAGCCGAGAACGTCTTGTACCTAATGGAGGCCACTTCCATGTTACAGTACATTAAATTGTTCCAGGCCTGCTCCTTGTACCTCCAGGACCAGCTGACTCCTGAGAATTGCCTGAGCATGATAAGGCTCTCTGAAATCTTGAACTGCCAGAATCTCAATAAGAAAGCCAAGGAGATGGCTCTGAAATATTTTCCTGAAGTAGCCTCTTCTGAAGACCTGAAGGAGCTTTGTGCATTGGAGTTGATCAATTACCTTGGGGATGATGAGCTCTGTGGTGAGGAGGAACAAGTGTTTGAGACACTCATGGTCTGGATCCGGCACGATCTCCAGGCGCGACAGGGCTATATCCAAGATTTGTTCAAGAAGGTCCGGCTTCAATACGTCCACCCAACCTTCCTTTTCCACTTCATTGCCAATGACTCCCTCATTCAGTCTTCACCCGCTTGTAGAAGCATCCTGGAATCAGCTAGGAGACAGATGTTTTCATTATACAGCACCAGCACTCCTGACATCAAACCCATGTGGCACGTTCCCCGCAGATATTCGTACCAAGAGTTCCTCATAATCATTGGTGGCAGGAAGGACAACCAGACGACAACCAGGGACGTCCTCCTATATGATGAGAAGACCAACCAGTGGCTGAGCCTCGCCAAGCATCCTGTGCGCCTTTACAAAGCCTCTGCAGTGAGCTTGCATAGCAATATCTATGTGCTAGGAGGGATGCCTGTTAGCTGTGAGAAAAGTCCAGTCAGTGATAATGTTCATATTTTCTCCCTCAAGCTAAATCAGTGGAGGTTAGTTGAACCCATGCTGGTTCCACGCTATTCTCACAGGAGCATAGCCTATAAGAACTACATTTTCTCAATTGGAGGAATTGGAGAGAACCAGGAAATTCTGAATTCCGTGGAGAGGTACGACAGCATTTATAACATCTGGGAGAACATGGCAAACATGCCCGTTGCTGTCCTTCACCCTGCCGTTGCAGCTAAAGACCAAAGAATTTATCTCTTTGGAGGGGAAGACATTATGCAAAACCCTGTCCGTCTAATACAG GTTTACCACATATCCAGGAACATGTGGTTTAGAATGGAGACCAGAATGGTGAAGAATGTTTGTGCACCAGCAGTGGTGATTGGAGACCGGATTATCATTGTTGGAG GGTACACCCGGAGAATCATCGCCTACGATACTAAGGCCAATAAGTTTGTTAAGTGTGCAGACATGAAGGACAGACGGATGCATCACGGAGCTGCTGTGATCAAAAACAAGCTATATGTTACCGGAGGGCGCTGTCTGACTGCAGACAATACAATCCAAGACTCTGATTCATTGGAGTGCTATGATCCTGAGACTGACACATGGACTTCGAAGGGGAAACTCCCACACAAACTCTTTGACCATGGATGCCTTGCTCTTCAGTGTGTCCCCTATTCCAACCTCCTGTAA
- the KLHL38 gene encoding kelch-like protein 38 isoform X3, translated as MEATSMLQYIKLFQACSLYLQDQLTPENCLSMIRLSEILNCQNLNKKAKEMALKYFPEVASSEDLKELCALELINYLGDDELCGEEEQVFETLMVWIRHDLQARQGYIQDLFKKVRLQYVHPTFLFHFIANDSLIQSSPACRSILESARRQMFSLYSTSTPDIKPMWHVPRRYSYQEFLIIIGGRKDNQTTTRDVLLYDEKTNQWLSLAKHPVRLYKASAVSLHSNIYVLGGMPVSCEKSPVSDNVHIFSLKLNQWRLVEPMLVPRYSHRSIAYKNYIFSIGGIGENQEILNSVERYDSIYNIWENMANMPVAVLHPAVAAKDQRIYLFGGEDIMQNPVRLIQVYHISRNMWFRMETRMVKNVCAPAVVIGDRIIIVGGYTRRIIAYDTKANKFVKCADMKDRRMHHGAAVIKNKLYVTGGRCLTADNTIQDSDSLECYDPETDTWTSKGKLPHKLFDHGCLALQCVPYSNLL; from the exons ATGGAGGCCACTTCCATGTTACAGTACATTAAATTGTTCCAGGCCTGCTCCTTGTACCTCCAGGACCAGCTGACTCCTGAGAATTGCCTGAGCATGATAAGGCTCTCTGAAATCTTGAACTGCCAGAATCTCAATAAGAAAGCCAAGGAGATGGCTCTGAAATATTTTCCTGAAGTAGCCTCTTCTGAAGACCTGAAGGAGCTTTGTGCATTGGAGTTGATCAATTACCTTGGGGATGATGAGCTCTGTGGTGAGGAGGAACAAGTGTTTGAGACACTCATGGTCTGGATCCGGCACGATCTCCAGGCGCGACAGGGCTATATCCAAGATTTGTTCAAGAAGGTCCGGCTTCAATACGTCCACCCAACCTTCCTTTTCCACTTCATTGCCAATGACTCCCTCATTCAGTCTTCACCCGCTTGTAGAAGCATCCTGGAATCAGCTAGGAGACAGATGTTTTCATTATACAGCACCAGCACTCCTGACATCAAACCCATGTGGCACGTTCCCCGCAGATATTCGTACCAAGAGTTCCTCATAATCATTGGTGGCAGGAAGGACAACCAGACGACAACCAGGGACGTCCTCCTATATGATGAGAAGACCAACCAGTGGCTGAGCCTCGCCAAGCATCCTGTGCGCCTTTACAAAGCCTCTGCAGTGAGCTTGCATAGCAATATCTATGTGCTAGGAGGGATGCCTGTTAGCTGTGAGAAAAGTCCAGTCAGTGATAATGTTCATATTTTCTCCCTCAAGCTAAATCAGTGGAGGTTAGTTGAACCCATGCTGGTTCCACGCTATTCTCACAGGAGCATAGCCTATAAGAACTACATTTTCTCAATTGGAGGAATTGGAGAGAACCAGGAAATTCTGAATTCCGTGGAGAGGTACGACAGCATTTATAACATCTGGGAGAACATGGCAAACATGCCCGTTGCTGTCCTTCACCCTGCCGTTGCAGCTAAAGACCAAAGAATTTATCTCTTTGGAGGGGAAGACATTATGCAAAACCCTGTCCGTCTAATACAG GTTTACCACATATCCAGGAACATGTGGTTTAGAATGGAGACCAGAATGGTGAAGAATGTTTGTGCACCAGCAGTGGTGATTGGAGACCGGATTATCATTGTTGGAG GGTACACCCGGAGAATCATCGCCTACGATACTAAGGCCAATAAGTTTGTTAAGTGTGCAGACATGAAGGACAGACGGATGCATCACGGAGCTGCTGTGATCAAAAACAAGCTATATGTTACCGGAGGGCGCTGTCTGACTGCAGACAATACAATCCAAGACTCTGATTCATTGGAGTGCTATGATCCTGAGACTGACACATGGACTTCGAAGGGGAAACTCCCACACAAACTCTTTGACCATGGATGCCTTGCTCTTCAGTGTGTCCCCTATTCCAACCTCCTGTAA
- the KLHL38 gene encoding kelch-like protein 38 isoform X2, with product MEEESAKDLLFKDQDFSSELLRQLNVLRQNGMLTDVTLCTSEFEIPCHRNVLAASSPYFKAMFCNNFKESCQAKVDLKGIDSNILYQIVLYVYTGEILITAENVLYLMEATSMLQYIKLFQACSLYLQDQLTPENCLSMIRLSEILNCQNLNKKAKEMALKYFPEVASSEDLKELCALELINYLGDDELCGEEEQVFETLMVWIRHDLQARQGYIQDLFKKVRLQYVHPTFLFHFIANDSLIQSSPACRSILESARRQMFSLYSTSTPDIKPMWHVPRRYSYQEFLIIIGGRKDNQTTTRDVLLYDEKTNQWLSLAKHPVRLYKASAVSLHSNIYVLGGMPVSCEKSPVSDNVHIFSLKLNQWRLVEPMLVPRYSHRSIAYKNYIFSIGGIGENQEILNSVERYDSIYNIWENMANMPVAVLHPAVAAKDQRIYLFGGEDIMQNPVRLIQVYHISRNMWFRMETRMVKNVCAPAVVIGDRIIIVGAGHHGRHHPDEDLRERQRENAPGKPPKTRAVCRPAVQSNDPRVLDNLVARQRVVLRRTQ from the exons ATGGAGGAAGAATCTGCAAAGGACCTTCTCTTCAAAGACCAGGACTTCTCCTCCGAACTATTGAGGCAGCTCAACGTTTTAAGGCAAAACGGGATGTTGACTGATGTTACTCTCTGCACTAGCGAGTTTGAAATCCCTTGCCACAGGAATGTGCTGGCTGCAAGCAGTCCTTACTTCAAGGCAATGTTCTGTAACAACTTTAAAGAGAGTTGCCAGGCAAAAGTTGACTTGAAAGGCATTGACTCCAATATTTTGTATCAGATTGTCCTTTATGTTTACACAGGAGAGATTCTTATAACAGCCGAGAACGTCTTGTACCTAATGGAGGCCACTTCCATGTTACAGTACATTAAATTGTTCCAGGCCTGCTCCTTGTACCTCCAGGACCAGCTGACTCCTGAGAATTGCCTGAGCATGATAAGGCTCTCTGAAATCTTGAACTGCCAGAATCTCAATAAGAAAGCCAAGGAGATGGCTCTGAAATATTTTCCTGAAGTAGCCTCTTCTGAAGACCTGAAGGAGCTTTGTGCATTGGAGTTGATCAATTACCTTGGGGATGATGAGCTCTGTGGTGAGGAGGAACAAGTGTTTGAGACACTCATGGTCTGGATCCGGCACGATCTCCAGGCGCGACAGGGCTATATCCAAGATTTGTTCAAGAAGGTCCGGCTTCAATACGTCCACCCAACCTTCCTTTTCCACTTCATTGCCAATGACTCCCTCATTCAGTCTTCACCCGCTTGTAGAAGCATCCTGGAATCAGCTAGGAGACAGATGTTTTCATTATACAGCACCAGCACTCCTGACATCAAACCCATGTGGCACGTTCCCCGCAGATATTCGTACCAAGAGTTCCTCATAATCATTGGTGGCAGGAAGGACAACCAGACGACAACCAGGGACGTCCTCCTATATGATGAGAAGACCAACCAGTGGCTGAGCCTCGCCAAGCATCCTGTGCGCCTTTACAAAGCCTCTGCAGTGAGCTTGCATAGCAATATCTATGTGCTAGGAGGGATGCCTGTTAGCTGTGAGAAAAGTCCAGTCAGTGATAATGTTCATATTTTCTCCCTCAAGCTAAATCAGTGGAGGTTAGTTGAACCCATGCTGGTTCCACGCTATTCTCACAGGAGCATAGCCTATAAGAACTACATTTTCTCAATTGGAGGAATTGGAGAGAACCAGGAAATTCTGAATTCCGTGGAGAGGTACGACAGCATTTATAACATCTGGGAGAACATGGCAAACATGCCCGTTGCTGTCCTTCACCCTGCCGTTGCAGCTAAAGACCAAAGAATTTATCTCTTTGGAGGGGAAGACATTATGCAAAACCCTGTCCGTCTAATACAG GTTTACCACATATCCAGGAACATGTGGTTTAGAATGGAGACCAGAATGGTGAAGAATGTTTGTGCACCAGCAGTGGTGATTGGAGACCGGATTATCATTGTTGGAG caggtcaccatggccgacatcaccctgatgaggatctccgagagcgacaaagagagaatgctccgggaaagcctccaaagaccagggccgtatgccgccctgctgtgcagagcaatgatccccgagtacttgataatctcgtggcgcggcaacgtgtcgtacttcggaggacccaataa